One window from the genome of Pedobacter schmidteae encodes:
- a CDS encoding TonB-dependent receptor — MKKQLLLSNSSFPNFCKVFKAKHTLLCASALFLSSGLNAATEKFVRKTNNNIEINSKVKSPTTGAFYAKDIVIKGTVKSEAGEALAGVTVTVKDKNIHAKTNASGEFQISTTEGATLVFTYIGYASQNVVVNSKTVINVTMLIDVNKYQMNEVVVVGYGTQKRSDITGSVTSVPKERLAGLPVTNVLSAIQGTTAGLNVSSPSSVPGSSPSVLVRGVNSINAGTGPLTVIDGVPFSNLGGSMNDINPNDIASIEILKDASAVAIYGTRGSSGVILITTKRGKTGEPTIRYSVYGGPEYQNKNLHPLSGPEYAEKYLEFLRQSNRPVANPPVPNQYEIANYNAGTTVDWLKEISQSGSIQDHNLSISGGTEKVKYFVSGAYQKQKGVLKGYQFTRASVRSNLDATVTSWLTAGTSLFFANSNSDGGTVSYSSALQMSPYGRIREENGDYTIFPMFGETLFRNPLLGLNRDVNNRDKNLNGTFYAEVKPAFIPGLKYRFNGNYTFQPTRDDTYTGPDAGDTFSGTAEIQKEETEGWLLEHILSYNKDWNDHHFDVTALYGAQSKVLSRLYVKGTTFVNDDLSFNNIGAAGAVVPSSVYSREAMVSQMGRLNYAYKSKYLLTATVRRDGFSAFGSATSKYGVFPSIALGWNISNESFLKNVSQIDNIKLRASYGKSGNQAISAYQTITTQGVTKYIYNGVTTTGLVSSSLLVNGVLGNSKLNWESTTGTNLAVDFSLFDSRISGTVEVYKTETKDVLLRRRLPAIIGFPSIFDNLGKVANRGIEFTLNTVNIKKDNFTWSTNFNFSASRNKIVSLYGDNLDDIGNKWFIGKSLFAIYDYKLDGVWQTGEDPSNVDPTAKPGDLKFADLNGDKKITEADKTYLGTSLPKWTGGMINNFKYKNFGLSIFVQTAQGSLINNPILNLQTYGGRVNIPRELSYWTPTNYNNSAPSLTYSNPRLYAYPSKQNYVRIKDITLSYNLSNKAAEQLKLGSLSVFASGRNLHTFTNWIGTDPELSVNGVERQAGPANQPLAYGVYPLVTSVVVGLNITLR, encoded by the coding sequence ATGAAAAAACAACTATTATTAAGCAATTCTTCATTTCCCAACTTTTGCAAAGTTTTTAAGGCAAAGCATACCTTATTATGTGCTTCGGCATTATTCCTGTCTTCTGGTCTGAATGCTGCTACGGAGAAATTTGTTAGGAAAACAAACAACAACATTGAAATCAATTCAAAAGTAAAAAGCCCGACAACCGGAGCTTTTTACGCCAAGGATATTGTCATTAAAGGAACAGTAAAAAGCGAAGCAGGGGAAGCCCTGGCAGGCGTTACCGTTACTGTTAAAGACAAGAACATTCATGCCAAAACTAATGCTTCGGGTGAATTCCAGATCAGCACAACTGAGGGGGCTACATTGGTTTTTACTTATATAGGCTATGCCTCGCAAAATGTTGTGGTGAACAGTAAAACGGTGATCAATGTGACCATGTTAATCGATGTTAATAAATATCAGATGAACGAGGTAGTTGTTGTGGGATACGGTACACAAAAACGTTCAGACATCACCGGATCGGTAACATCGGTGCCAAAAGAAAGATTAGCCGGTTTGCCGGTTACAAACGTATTGTCTGCCATTCAAGGTACCACAGCGGGATTAAACGTTTCCTCGCCCTCATCTGTACCGGGCAGTTCGCCATCGGTATTGGTTAGGGGGGTAAACTCTATCAATGCAGGTACCGGACCACTGACAGTTATTGATGGAGTTCCTTTTAGCAATTTAGGTGGCTCTATGAATGATATTAACCCTAATGACATTGCCTCCATTGAGATTCTTAAGGATGCATCGGCGGTGGCTATTTATGGTACCCGTGGGTCAAGCGGCGTCATCTTAATCACTACCAAAAGAGGAAAAACAGGAGAGCCTACCATTAGATACAGTGTTTATGGGGGACCTGAGTACCAGAACAAAAATTTACATCCATTGAGTGGACCGGAGTATGCTGAGAAATATTTAGAATTTTTAAGACAAAGTAACCGACCGGTTGCCAATCCGCCTGTACCCAATCAATATGAAATTGCCAATTATAATGCCGGTACTACAGTCGATTGGTTGAAAGAAATCTCTCAGTCGGGCAGTATTCAGGATCATAACCTGAGCATCTCAGGGGGGACAGAGAAGGTTAAATACTTTGTGTCGGGTGCTTATCAGAAACAAAAGGGGGTATTAAAGGGCTATCAATTTACCCGTGCCTCAGTGCGCTCCAATCTGGATGCAACAGTTACCTCGTGGTTAACGGCAGGTACTTCGTTATTTTTCGCCAATAGCAATTCGGATGGGGGAACGGTAAGTTACAGTAGTGCCTTGCAGATGAGTCCTTACGGCCGCATACGTGAAGAAAATGGAGATTATACAATTTTTCCAATGTTTGGTGAGACCCTTTTCAGAAATCCATTATTGGGTTTAAACCGGGATGTAAACAATCGTGACAAAAACCTGAACGGAACTTTTTACGCCGAAGTTAAGCCGGCTTTTATTCCAGGACTAAAATATAGGTTTAATGGAAATTATACTTTCCAGCCTACCAGGGATGACACTTATACCGGCCCCGATGCAGGTGATACTTTTTCCGGAACTGCAGAAATACAAAAAGAAGAAACTGAAGGCTGGTTATTAGAACACATACTTTCATATAATAAAGATTGGAATGACCATCATTTTGATGTAACCGCATTGTATGGTGCACAAAGTAAAGTACTCTCGAGGTTATATGTTAAAGGAACCACATTTGTAAATGATGATTTATCCTTCAATAACATTGGTGCTGCAGGTGCAGTGGTGCCTAGTTCAGTCTATTCCAGAGAAGCTATGGTTTCTCAAATGGGCCGTTTAAATTATGCTTATAAAAGCAAGTATTTATTGACAGCTACTGTAAGAAGGGATGGATTTTCGGCTTTCGGATCAGCAACAAGTAAGTATGGAGTCTTTCCTTCTATTGCTTTAGGCTGGAATATTTCTAACGAGTCGTTTTTAAAAAATGTATCGCAGATAGATAATATCAAGTTGAGAGCTTCATACGGAAAGTCTGGAAATCAGGCGATCAGTGCTTATCAGACGATTACCACGCAAGGGGTTACCAAATATATCTACAATGGTGTAACCACTACAGGATTGGTGTCCAGCTCTTTATTAGTTAACGGAGTTTTGGGGAATAGTAAACTAAACTGGGAAAGTACTACCGGAACGAATTTAGCGGTTGACTTCTCTTTATTTGACAGCAGGATTTCGGGTACTGTAGAGGTTTATAAAACTGAAACTAAAGATGTTTTATTGAGACGGAGGCTGCCTGCCATTATCGGCTTTCCGAGCATCTTTGACAACTTAGGTAAAGTAGCGAATAGAGGGATAGAATTCACTTTAAATACGGTAAATATTAAAAAGGATAATTTTACCTGGTCTACAAACTTCAACTTTTCGGCCAGCAGAAACAAAATTGTGTCCTTGTATGGCGATAACTTAGATGATATCGGTAACAAGTGGTTTATTGGTAAATCATTGTTTGCCATCTACGACTATAAGTTAGATGGCGTTTGGCAAACAGGCGAAGACCCTTCAAATGTTGACCCGACAGCGAAGCCGGGCGACTTAAAGTTTGCAGATCTTAACGGTGATAAAAAAATTACGGAAGCGGATAAAACTTACCTGGGAACCAGCTTGCCTAAATGGACAGGTGGTATGATCAATAATTTTAAATACAAAAATTTTGGTTTGAGTATTTTCGTTCAAACCGCACAGGGATCGCTGATCAATAATCCGATACTAAACCTGCAAACTTATGGTGGTCGTGTAAATATACCAAGAGAACTTAGCTATTGGACACCAACAAACTATAACAACAGCGCCCCTTCTTTAACTTATTCGAATCCGCGCTTGTACGCTTATCCATCAAAACAAAATTATGTGAGAATAAAAGACATTACGCTGAGCTATAATCTATCTAATAAAGCTGCAGAGCAATTGAAATTAGGCAGTTTGTCGGTATTTGCGAGCGGTCGTAACCTGCACACCTTTACCAATTGGATTGGAACAGATCCTGAGTTGAGTGTAAATGGCGTAGAGAGACAGGCCGGGCCAGCCAATCAACCACTAGCTTACGGCGTATACCCATTAGTGACTAGCGTTGTAGTTGGTTTAAACATAACATTACGTTAA
- a CDS encoding 6-phosphogluconolactonase — protein sequence MKEFIKDNLTVKVFDSRALMGEAVAEAVSDRINKLLNKQPFVNIIFGAAPSQNEFFEALVKKDIKWSKLNAFHMDEYVNLPSDAPQGFGNFLKARLFDLVPFRTVNYINGNEADDEAECLRYTDLLNKYETDIVCLGIGENTHLAFNDPHVADIDDPYFVKRVDLDEQCRIQQVNDGCFNEIGEVPTHALTLTLPALLKAPYAFCTVPGDKKAQAVYHTLNEEISNKFPSTHLRNHKNAVLFLDDQSSTQIINQIF from the coding sequence ATGAAAGAATTTATAAAAGACAATTTGACTGTTAAGGTTTTTGACAGTAGAGCCCTGATGGGAGAGGCGGTGGCCGAGGCTGTTAGTGACAGAATAAACAAGCTGTTGAATAAACAGCCCTTCGTTAACATCATATTTGGGGCGGCACCATCGCAAAATGAGTTTTTTGAGGCATTGGTCAAAAAAGACATCAAGTGGTCGAAGCTGAATGCTTTCCATATGGACGAATATGTAAATCTGCCTTCCGATGCTCCGCAAGGATTTGGCAACTTTCTGAAAGCGCGCTTATTTGATTTGGTTCCTTTCCGTACGGTAAATTATATCAATGGAAATGAGGCTGATGATGAAGCAGAGTGTTTACGTTATACAGACTTGCTAAACAAGTATGAAACAGATATTGTATGCTTGGGTATTGGAGAAAATACGCATCTGGCATTTAATGACCCTCATGTAGCGGATATTGATGATCCTTATTTTGTGAAACGGGTTGATCTGGATGAACAATGCCGTATTCAACAGGTAAATGATGGCTGTTTTAATGAGATAGGCGAGGTGCCAACACATGCTTTAACGCTGACTTTGCCTGCGCTACTTAAAGCGCCGTATGCTTTTTGTACAGTGCCGGGCGATAAAAAGGCTCAGGCGGTTTATCATACCTTAAATGAAGAAATCAGCAATAAATTTCCTTCTACACATTTAAGGAATCACAAAAATGCGGTGTTGTTTTTGGACGATCAAAGCAGTACGCAAATTATTAACCAGATATTTTAA
- a CDS encoding sugar phosphate isomerase/epimerase yields MGASLKFLCPRWGFEDIPWDVFLKQVKDAGYAGVEWFPFGETVDAYSVLDLLNSHELDFAIVMAVTKPYTNYEQYMTHLKTDLYKLMEIRNEFKTPLFFSAQTGREFFNDAQIESCLTLCREFEDAYQTPVYQETHRNKWSYAAHRVAPVLEQYPDLKLTLDMSHWFCVSESFLTDQQAAVNTAILHARHIHARVGNTQSPQVWDPAHSEYAEALEAHVRVWDRWVTQMKKNKMPITITPEFGPAPYMVKGDRTLSLRDEQWRINLWMKDFLQKRYC; encoded by the coding sequence ATGGGGGCGTCGCTAAAGTTTTTATGTCCGCGCTGGGGTTTTGAAGATATTCCCTGGGATGTGTTTTTGAAACAGGTAAAGGATGCCGGTTATGCTGGTGTGGAATGGTTTCCTTTTGGAGAAACTGTTGATGCGTATAGCGTATTGGATTTGCTCAACTCCCATGAGTTGGATTTTGCGATTGTGATGGCGGTGACTAAGCCTTATACCAATTATGAGCAGTACATGACACATCTTAAAACGGACTTGTATAAGCTGATGGAGATTAGAAATGAATTTAAGACCCCTTTGTTTTTTAGTGCGCAAACGGGCAGGGAATTTTTTAACGATGCTCAAATTGAATCCTGCTTAACACTTTGCAGGGAGTTTGAAGATGCTTATCAAACACCTGTTTACCAGGAAACACACCGGAACAAATGGTCGTATGCTGCACATCGGGTGGCCCCGGTTTTAGAACAGTATCCGGATTTAAAACTAACGCTGGATATGTCGCATTGGTTTTGTGTGTCGGAGAGCTTTTTAACTGATCAGCAGGCTGCGGTAAATACGGCGATCCTACATGCCCGGCACATCCATGCAAGAGTAGGTAATACGCAAAGCCCGCAGGTATGGGACCCCGCTCACAGTGAATATGCCGAAGCGCTGGAGGCTCATGTTCGGGTTTGGGATCGATGGGTGACCCAGATGAAAAAGAATAAAATGCCTATTACCATTACACCGGAGTTCGGCCCTGCACCCTACATGGTAAAGGGTGACAGAACGCTGTCTTTAAGAGATGAACAATGGCGAATAAATTTATGGATGAAAGATTTTTTACAAAAGCGATACTGTTAA
- a CDS encoding RagB/SusD family nutrient uptake outer membrane protein, whose translation MKKHILLSFIFIASVGLISCSKSFLDEKSDSSYSSSTSFKNVAGLEAGIAGLQATVREQYTMQTPHQSLLAIFQVGTDVAISGQENPELIPYHDYSRLLPVDPSALYYWTWSYRVITNANQILRGTADPTATLTDAQRKLYTAEARFFRAYAYNFLVTLWGEVPLLDRPYDEPKTDFTRASVADLDKFINDDLLYATVNLPAIDQVSKPGRISKEAASQLFAEVYLRQGKNDLAEQQCLAVIAGNFKLVDARYGIKKTEPGDPFADMFIYGNQRRRQGNTEAIWVQELEFNIPGGATNFDQHRRVWVPFYGNVSGMLVADSLGGRGIGRLRLSPWVIKSAYTGSGPNDMRNSKYNLRRDFYYNDPSKPALFGKKVVPTPADTLWSIVPYTTKWNHFIATDPTGNGSYKDLIMMRLGETYLLLAEAQFKQNRPGDAAISINKLRTRANAAQVSAGDITLNFILDERVRELIGEENRRMTLVRTGTLLDRVKRLNIKENTTIQPYNVLLPIPQTEIDLNKDAKLGQNVGYN comes from the coding sequence ATGAAAAAGCATATTCTTTTATCATTCATATTTATTGCAAGCGTTGGCTTAATTTCCTGTAGTAAAAGTTTTTTAGATGAAAAATCTGACTCTAGCTATTCGTCGTCTACGAGTTTTAAAAATGTTGCTGGTTTAGAGGCCGGAATTGCAGGCCTGCAGGCAACTGTCAGGGAGCAATATACGATGCAGACTCCCCACCAGTCGCTACTCGCTATTTTTCAGGTAGGAACGGATGTGGCAATTAGTGGGCAGGAAAATCCTGAATTGATTCCTTATCATGATTATTCAAGGCTTTTGCCTGTAGATCCATCAGCGCTATACTACTGGACCTGGTCTTACAGAGTGATTACCAATGCCAATCAAATTCTGCGAGGTACAGCAGACCCTACAGCAACACTAACTGATGCGCAACGTAAACTATATACGGCAGAGGCCCGTTTTTTCAGAGCTTACGCTTATAATTTCCTTGTTACTTTATGGGGAGAAGTTCCGCTACTCGATCGTCCGTATGATGAACCTAAAACAGATTTTACCCGTGCCAGCGTAGCCGATCTGGACAAATTTATCAATGATGATCTTTTGTATGCTACGGTTAATTTACCTGCTATAGATCAGGTCTCTAAACCGGGCCGCATCAGTAAAGAAGCAGCTTCACAATTGTTTGCAGAAGTGTACCTGAGACAAGGAAAAAATGATTTAGCGGAACAACAATGTCTGGCGGTAATTGCCGGTAACTTCAAGTTAGTAGATGCCAGATACGGGATTAAAAAAACTGAGCCAGGTGATCCTTTTGCCGATATGTTTATTTACGGCAATCAACGTCGCCGTCAGGGAAATACCGAGGCCATTTGGGTGCAGGAACTGGAATTCAATATTCCGGGTGGTGCAACGAATTTTGATCAGCACCGCAGAGTTTGGGTGCCGTTTTATGGTAACGTTTCGGGAATGCTGGTTGCTGATTCACTAGGTGGACGTGGTATTGGCCGTTTGCGTTTAAGTCCATGGGTGATCAAAAGTGCCTATACAGGGTCGGGGCCTAATGATATGCGCAATTCCAAATACAATCTTCGCCGCGACTTTTACTACAATGATCCAAGTAAGCCAGCGCTGTTCGGAAAAAAAGTAGTCCCAACTCCGGCTGATACCTTATGGAGTATTGTCCCTTACACTACGAAATGGAATCATTTTATCGCTACAGATCCCACCGGAAATGGATCCTATAAAGATTTAATTATGATGCGTTTAGGTGAAACTTACTTGCTGTTGGCCGAAGCGCAGTTTAAACAAAACAGGCCTGGTGATGCAGCAATCAGTATCAATAAATTAAGAACCAGGGCTAATGCAGCGCAGGTTTCTGCAGGCGATATTACGTTGAACTTTATTTTAGACGAGCGTGTAAGGGAACTGATTGGTGAGGAAAACAGAAGAATGACTTTGGTGAGAACCGGTACCTTACTGGATAGGGTAAAACGCTTAAACATTAAGGAAAATACAACCATTCAACCGTATAATGTCCTATTGCCTATTCCACAAACGGAGATTGACCTGAATAAGGATGCAAAACTGGGCCAGAATGTTGGCTATAATTAA
- a CDS encoding sugar MFS transporter, whose product MVSIKVNSLSSRETLISMFILGGLFFVFGFITWINAILIPYFKIACELSNFQSYLVAFAFYISYFIMSLPSSYLLKRVGFKKGIMYGLWMMALGVFIFVPAALSRTYEVFLLGLFTIGSGLAILQTAANPYITILGPGEQAAKRISFMGICNKGAGILAPLVFASVIFKVADNEMLTQLPSMGPVERSAVLDELIRRVILPYSVLGTVLVVLGILIRFSPLPEIDTEQENEELSTLNADKKNLFDFPYLILGVLAIFFHVGTQVIAIDTIIGYAAAMGMPIMEAKVFPSYTLLTTIRGYGLGIILIPKYISQVNVLRICTLLGLILTLLIIYSSGTYTILGHTIDISIWFIVMLGLANSLVWAGIWPVALKNLGRFTKVGASTLIMALCGSAIFPLIYGHVADLFDVRSAYWILFPCYLYLVFYAFYGHLIKRWLPAFKKENIPDSELISKVSQ is encoded by the coding sequence ATGGTATCAATAAAGGTAAATTCACTTAGTTCCAGGGAAACATTAATTTCTATGTTTATTTTGGGCGGCTTGTTTTTTGTGTTCGGTTTTATTACCTGGATCAATGCAATTTTAATCCCGTACTTTAAAATAGCTTGCGAACTAAGTAATTTCCAGTCTTACCTGGTCGCTTTTGCTTTTTACATTTCCTATTTCATTATGTCTTTACCTTCTTCTTATCTGTTGAAGCGGGTAGGATTCAAAAAAGGGATCATGTATGGCTTATGGATGATGGCGCTTGGGGTATTTATATTTGTACCCGCCGCACTGAGCAGAACATACGAAGTGTTTCTGTTGGGTTTGTTCACCATAGGATCTGGTCTGGCCATATTGCAAACCGCGGCTAATCCTTATATAACTATTCTGGGGCCTGGTGAGCAAGCTGCAAAACGTATTAGTTTTATGGGGATATGTAACAAAGGTGCCGGGATTTTGGCACCTCTGGTATTTGCTTCCGTAATATTTAAGGTAGCTGACAATGAAATGTTAACACAATTACCTTCAATGGGACCCGTTGAAAGAAGCGCAGTTTTAGATGAGCTGATCAGAAGGGTAATTCTACCGTATAGTGTGTTGGGCACCGTGTTAGTTGTACTCGGCATATTGATCCGTTTTTCTCCTTTGCCCGAGATTGATACCGAGCAGGAGAACGAAGAGTTGTCGACCTTAAACGCGGATAAGAAGAACCTGTTTGATTTTCCATACCTGATACTGGGGGTTTTAGCGATATTTTTTCATGTAGGTACACAGGTGATTGCCATAGACACCATAATTGGTTACGCGGCTGCCATGGGGATGCCCATTATGGAAGCCAAAGTTTTTCCTTCCTATACCTTGCTGACTACCATAAGAGGTTATGGTTTGGGGATTATTCTGATTCCTAAATACATCTCACAGGTAAATGTACTGCGCATTTGTACACTTTTAGGACTCATTTTAACGCTTTTAATTATTTATAGCTCCGGTACCTACACCATCCTGGGACATACGATTGATATTTCTATCTGGTTTATCGTTATGCTCGGATTGGCCAACTCACTGGTATGGGCCGGCATCTGGCCCGTGGCTTTAAAAAATCTGGGCCGGTTTACAAAAGTAGGGGCCTCTACGCTGATTATGGCACTTTGCGGAAGCGCTATTTTTCCGCTTATATATGGTCATGTAGCCGACTTATTTGATGTAAGAAGTGCTTACTGGATTCTATTCCCTTGTTACTTGTACCTGGTGTTTTATGCCTTCTACGGTCATCTTATCAAACGATGGCTGCCAGCATTTAAAAAAGAAAACATACCCGATTCAGAGTTGATCAGTAAGGTCAGCCAATAG
- the nagA gene encoding N-acetylglucosamine-6-phosphate deacetylase produces the protein MKKVKIINGLIITPYRIIKNGTLFINGNKIESISEVDIEAPDYHVIDAKGNYVSPGFIDIHIHGGGGHDFMDATEEAYLKIAEIHAIYGTTAITPTTLTCAKADLLKAIELYKSADKKNTKGAQFIGLHLEGPYFALSQSGAQDVRYIRNPDIEEYKEVIAYGDVIKRWSVAPELPGAIEMGKYLKSHGIIAAVAHTDAIYEEVLEAVENGYTLATHLYSAMSGVTRRDTYRYAGVIESAFLIDAMDVEIIADGIHLPPPLLKLVYKIKGPDRIALITDAMRGAGMPEGDSILGNKDTGMKVTIENGVAIMADRSSFAGSVATTDRLVRTMVKMADIPLVEAVRMMSRTPARIMGIEDRKGTLTEGKDADVLIFDDNINIKMTIINGKVSYCSADFMQEIED, from the coding sequence ATGAAAAAAGTTAAAATAATTAACGGACTTATCATCACACCTTATCGCATCATTAAAAATGGTACGCTATTCATCAATGGTAATAAAATAGAATCAATAAGTGAGGTAGATATTGAAGCACCGGATTACCATGTGATCGATGCAAAGGGAAACTATGTTTCTCCGGGCTTTATAGATATCCATATTCATGGTGGAGGTGGGCATGACTTCATGGATGCGACCGAAGAAGCTTATCTGAAAATAGCAGAAATCCACGCTATTTATGGAACAACTGCCATTACACCAACTACGCTTACCTGTGCAAAAGCAGATTTATTAAAAGCAATAGAACTTTATAAATCAGCGGATAAGAAAAATACCAAAGGGGCACAGTTTATAGGTCTGCATTTAGAAGGACCATACTTTGCACTTAGCCAGAGTGGAGCACAAGATGTCAGATATATCAGAAACCCTGATATCGAAGAGTATAAAGAAGTGATTGCTTATGGTGATGTCATTAAACGTTGGAGTGTTGCACCCGAATTGCCAGGAGCCATTGAAATGGGGAAATACCTAAAGTCGCATGGGATTATTGCAGCTGTTGCCCATACCGACGCTATTTACGAAGAAGTTTTAGAAGCGGTAGAAAATGGATATACGCTGGCAACACACCTTTATTCGGCGATGTCGGGTGTAACCAGGCGGGATACTTATCGTTATGCGGGTGTAATCGAAAGTGCTTTTTTAATTGATGCCATGGACGTAGAGATTATAGCTGATGGCATTCATTTGCCGCCGCCATTATTGAAACTGGTATATAAAATAAAAGGACCCGATCGGATTGCATTAATTACAGATGCCATGCGGGGAGCGGGAATGCCGGAAGGGGATAGTATTCTCGGAAACAAAGATACCGGGATGAAAGTGACTATCGAAAATGGAGTAGCAATAATGGCCGACAGGTCTTCTTTTGCCGGAAGCGTAGCGACTACAGACCGACTGGTAAGGACGATGGTTAAAATGGCTGATATTCCATTGGTGGAGGCAGTTAGGATGATGTCAAGAACCCCGGCCAGGATTATGGGGATTGAAGACAGGAAGGGGACACTTACCGAGGGTAAAGATGCTGACGTTTTAATTTTTGACGACAACATCAATATTAAAATGACCATCATCAATGGAAAAGTAAGCTATTGTTCAGCAGATTTTATGCAAGAAATAGAAGATTAA
- a CDS encoding phytanoyl-CoA dioxygenase family protein: MKCELSTEQIQFFQSNGFIVIEDFLSAEELAQWREAVTEAVRDRNGIKMPGKDAKTGMDDGINKDSEYFSKVFDQLLNLWQTNDKVKEIMLDERIGKMAAQLSGASGIRIWHDQALFKRPWANPTSWHLDTPFWSFSDRRALSIWVALDDATLENGCLYFIPASFKQTTFENKGIGKNMDGIFEAYPQFAQVASVSASMKAGSCSFHNGLTIHGAGANMSCGYRRAMTCAYMPDGNIFNGEPNILPEPYLSTLKVGDLLNNDEQNPLIYQA, encoded by the coding sequence ATGAAATGTGAATTAAGTACAGAACAGATTCAGTTTTTTCAGTCTAACGGATTTATTGTAATCGAGGATTTTTTGTCTGCGGAAGAATTAGCCCAATGGCGGGAGGCCGTTACAGAAGCGGTAAGAGACAGAAATGGGATAAAAATGCCTGGCAAGGACGCTAAAACAGGTATGGATGATGGCATTAATAAAGACTCGGAATATTTCTCAAAGGTGTTTGATCAGCTGCTAAACCTTTGGCAAACCAATGATAAGGTGAAAGAGATTATGCTGGATGAACGGATTGGTAAAATGGCTGCGCAGCTTTCGGGCGCCAGTGGGATCAGGATATGGCACGACCAGGCATTATTTAAACGTCCCTGGGCAAACCCAACATCCTGGCACCTGGATACACCATTCTGGTCTTTTTCCGACAGAAGAGCTTTATCAATATGGGTAGCGCTGGATGACGCCACATTAGAAAATGGATGTCTGTACTTTATCCCTGCATCATTTAAACAAACAACCTTCGAAAATAAGGGAATAGGAAAAAATATGGACGGTATCTTTGAAGCTTACCCGCAATTTGCACAGGTTGCTTCAGTTTCTGCAAGCATGAAGGCCGGAAGTTGTTCCTTCCACAACGGGTTGACCATACATGGAGCTGGGGCAAATATGAGCTGCGGATATAGGAGGGCTATGACCTGTGCGTATATGCCCGATGGTAATATCTTTAATGGCGAACCTAATATTTTGCCAGAGCCCTATCTGAGTACCCTCAAAGTTGGTGATTTGCTAAATAACGATGAACAAAATCCTTTGATTTATCAGGCATAA